Part of the Emys orbicularis isolate rEmyOrb1 chromosome 10, rEmyOrb1.hap1, whole genome shotgun sequence genome is shown below.
TggtacctacgctgatgggagggaTTCTGGCGTTGGCATAGATAATCCAGAGTTGGATTCCAAaaagcggtagctaggtcaatgtcAGAATTCTCCCGTCAACCTAATGCTGTGGATTTTTCGCACCTCTGAGCACTGTAGTTATAGTGACCTAATTtcctagcatagaccaggcctgggCTAACTACAGGTTGGGGCAGACTGTTCAGCATAAGGGGTTCACATACACTGTAGGAGGCCTCTTAAAATGAAGTGAGCAATTGAGGGTTAGCAGGCAGTAGGGTGTGTTACAAACGGTTGTAATGAGCCACAAAACCAAGGTCTGATGCAGAGGAGTTGAAATCCCTGCTGTGTCCAGGAGACCTTTGAGGGGAAAGAAGGACTACCCTGTGGAAAGGAATTACTTGCAATTCCCTAgtcagagaagaaagaaaagccTTTATCTTGCTATCCACTTCTACCAGGCTAAAACTGTGCAGGCAATGGGGAGCAGGATATCCATTCAGCTGAGTTGTGGGCCTGTTAACCAAGGAATTCTGGGCAATGCCCTGTAAAATCATGAGAGGAAAGGTCTGAAATGGAATAATCTGTATGAGGAGTCCCTGCTTAGACACCAGCGTTTATATCACAGTGGCCAGTCCTAGCAGAGACAGTTTCGCTTCCTCATGTGCCCTTTGATACTGTAAGCTAAGCAGCCCACTAGGTATAGTCTGTGTTCACTGGTGTCAGTGAGTTTGATGCTCTTTTCTAAAGATGAACCATGTTCTTTTAAagcatgctccaggtgtcccccGGATTTTGGTTGGAAACAGGCTTCACCTAGCCTTCAAGCGACAGGTGCCCACGGAGCAGGCCCGTTCCTACGCTGAGAAGAACTGCATGACATTCTTCGAGGTCAGCCCACTGTGCAACTTCAATGTGACCGAATCCTTTACGGAGCTGTCTCGCATCGTGCTAATGAGGCATGGCATGGAGAAGATCTGGAGACCTAACAGAGGTGAGTGGAGACCTGCTCTTGCTGTGCTGATGAGGTGTTCTGTGGGCAGAAGAAACTGCCCACGTTGAAGGGGTGGGTGTTTGCCTTCCTGCTCGGAAGAGGCAGTATTTAATAATCATCTGGGGACCtccaagcacttcacaaacacaaAGTGCCTCAGTCCCCACCCACCTCTGCGAGCTCAGTAAAAAGTATCCCTGCTTcacacagagaaactgaggcacagaaggtaAGTAGTGTGCCCCCAGTCACAGAATCAGTTGctatcagagctgggaatagaacccaggagactggactcagtcccctgctctaaccactgggccatgctgctgctgtaTTAGAGCACACCTGTGTGACCACTCCGAGCTGTGGTGATTCACTAGCTGAACTCACTTTGTCTGACGTGGCAGCCCACTAGTGCCAGTTCAAGCCAGAGAAGGCTTGAGTAATCCACTCCTGAATTTCCAATGCTACAGGCCCCTTTGCTCCATATATATAGTCAGTGTGGTGAGCTTAAAAGCAGAGGCATCTCAGTTGGCCTGTGGTGCAGGGTTGTGTGTGCATGAGCTCAGTCCTTTGATAGGCTGGGGGAGAAGTGGCACTTGGCTGCTGGCTCTACTCCAGGTGAGGCTTGTTCCACCCTCTTCCAGATGTGGGGGGGTAGCTGCAGTGGAGGTGGCAGGGATTGTTGGTATGCAGTGCCCTGGGGAGGAAGAAATAGGCTGTCTTCCCCTTTTATGGTGGCACATTTTCTCCTGCAgatggggggtggtggtgaaTGAACCTAGGTATCCAAGTGTGAGCCAGGTCCCATTATCTTAGACACTCTCCCCTCTGTCCTGGGCACTGACTAGCCATCACTGAAGCGCTGGTGCGTCAGCCAGAAGGGATGAGCGAGTCCTTCTCTGCCAGGGCAATGGTCAAGGTCCCTGTAGCTGGGCCTGCTGGCACACTGCTGTTTGATGCATATGGAGTGTCAGTGAGATACTAGAGGGGATTCAAACCCAAATCTTGCTGGAGGCAGAAGGCAATGCTGCTGCAGTTTCTGCAGGGAGATACCTTGCTCTGCGGTGAAAGCTTTCCCTGTATTGAGAGCCAGCATACACAGCTGGCTTGATTTAAAGATCGAGCCAGTCTAGTCGCTCTGTTGCCCTGCAAAACAACGGTGAGGATTTAAAGCTGAAGTCTTCTGTGCACTGCAAATCTATGCTGAACGCCTTCCATGGACAGGGTCTACAATCTTCGCAAGCTTCTTGTGCCCCATGCATAGCACTGCTTCATGGCTTTGCAGGCTCAGTCCTTGGGCAGACTGAAGATAGGAGTGTGCCCCCGTGTGGCCAGCTGTAAGGAAATCCCGCACGAGCTGGGGCATTCACAAAGCAGTGTCACATGCTTTTTACACTGAATTCATGGAAGTAAGGGCTTTCTCGGAGAGGCTGAGTCTTGCTCTAACTGTATGGGGCTGGCAGTTCTGCTGGATGATGGGGTCAGAGTTCAAAAGAGCCTGCCCCTGGGCTTGTACAGATTGAACAGGTCCCAAACAGGAATGTGCTCTGCCTCGCTCCAGCAAGGCTGTTGCCTTCCTCCAGACCACGTCTGCTCTTTGTATCTTGGAGTGGGAAGAAGGGGGCTGTGCAACTCAACTGCCAAACACTTTGCAAATACTGACTAAATGAGGCCTCGCAGCActgtatgggggggtggggggggaaggattgATTATTGTGCTGATGGTTAAACTGAGGTTTGGAGGCAGAGCTCAGAGAACTTGGGAGTCCTGTCTCCTAGTTCCTTGTTTTCACCATCAGATCCGCAGTCTCTAAGGCACCGTATTGCCACCACTAGTTTCTCCCTCCCTAAGAAATGGGTGATGTACAGTGCAGGCGAGATGTGCAGCAGGGAAAGCTCTCTCCCTGGAGGCACCACCTGGGTGTCACTTGCCCTCTGACCGTGCTTGATTCTTTCTCTCCCGACAGTGTTCAGCTTACAGGACCTCTGCTGCCGTGCAATAGTCTCCTGCACACCGGTCCACCTCATTGACAAGCTGCCACTGCCTGTCACCATCAAGAGCCACTTGAAATCCTTCTCCATGGCCAATGGAATGAACGCGGTGATGATGCACGGCCGGTCATACTCCTTGGCTAGCAGTGGGGGCGGGAGCAGCAGCAAAGGTAACAGCTTGAAGAGATCCAAATCAATCCGCCCGCCGCAGAGTCCCCCACAGAACTGCTCACGCAACAACTGCAAGATCTCTTAGCAAGACTGTAACGCTGTGAGCTccaaacacacccacccaccgaTGTACAGATGTTTGCACACGTAACCCTTTTCAATAGGATCCTTTTGAACGTTCCTGGGTCACTTTTTTGATGACATGCGTAGCTTTGGAAAACGAATTCAGCTTAACGTTCAGACCATCATATCGACTGGATCCCACATCGCTAGTAAAGGGGACGGTGCCAAGTGAACCTTCAGGAATGCTTTGGGATTTTCCTCAGTCTGGGTGGAAAACTCAGCAGCtgctggcatgggggagggacAAGCTCGTCCAGTCTTGGCAGAGGAGGGGATTTAGCGGAAGATCAAGAGGCTTAGGGGGTGGTCAAGGGAGAATCTGTGCTGCAACTGTAACTCTTGAACTCCCAGATGCATTGCTGGTGCGATAGTGAACAGTGGACTTCTAAGAATAAACGGGGCATAAAATGATGGCAAATTCTACCTGGACTTTAACCTGCCATTGACAAAAAAGAGGCAAGAGTTGGCCAATTGGGAATCTGAAGGAAGCAGTCCTGCTTGCCTTTCacttatttatataaaaattatATAGCGAGAtcacacttctttttttttaacttttttttttttcttttaaagaagcaGTCAGGGAAAATGTTATGCAGCCATGTAAATAGAAGCATGGGACCTCTGTTTGCAGTGCACCAGctaagggggaggaagggagagggggattTTAAGGTGAGTATCTACAATCACCTTGGGGGATTGTACAAACAGGATTGCTCTGcgttggtttgttttaaatactATCTATGCGAAAGGAGAGAGCGATTTGTATGCTACATTCTGGATCCTTCCTTTTCTGAACATTCCTGGTAACAAGGGTGAGGGCCTAGGAGGGGGCTAGGATTTAAATgtaatggtggggggggggggggggcggcggcgcagaggcTGATTGTActcacttaaaccaaaacccaaatAGAGTTGCAGCTGTGAGGCTGCCATGGCCTGCAGGAGCCTGAAGACAAAGGTTCTGTCAGACCAAATATTAGAGACCCAAAAGTCAGCTGGTACCAGGTTTATTTTCCCATGACAGGCAGCATCTTCTCATGTGAGGGTTGTTGATCAGTGCTGGCCTTGAGGAGCTGCAGGCATACAAGTAAAACACTTCTGCTGGGCCTGCAGTGGAGAGAAACACAGAGCTTGATCACAAGCTACCCTTCTGGGGTCACtgttccttcccccatcctccccagtACTGCTATTTATCCCTCCCACTCTTCTGGGCCATAAGGTCAACCCCCTAATAGGCACGGAGACTTTGAGCAGGCCCTGAATCCAGGGTCCTTTCTGCACCTGTAAATACCCACTTTACCTTTCCAAGGAACATCTAATCTTCTAGCACTGCCCATGGCTCCTCTTCtagatgggggcaggagaaggagaACACACTTCACACTGGAGTGTGGCATATTAGAACTGATCAGGACTGGAGCACTACTAGCCATTCTAAGTGGTATTAAAATGCCGCCTTGCTAGTCTGGAGTTTGCCTGCATTGGATGACCAAGCAAAGCTATCTTGCTGTGCCCTCAGACAGCCATGATTGCTGTTCAGTGGCAGGAAAACGTGAAGGCAAATGCATTGGCTTGTTTTTATGGTCACTTAGGTTTTCACAGCTTCTAGAGCAAGCAATCTCTCTAGTTGGCAATGTGCTTGGGATAGGCATGTGATGTTAGAGAAATCCCATCTAGGACAATAGCAACAGCTTCCCTTACTTAGTCCCATAGTAGTAGGACTTTTAACTTTCCACTAGGGCTTCCAGCAGAAGTAGTGCCCAGTCCTTGTTAAGCTAGAGAGGCTGATTACAGTTCGATGCGAGTTCAGTCATAGGTGAGCG
Proteins encoded:
- the RAB40C gene encoding ras-related protein Rab-40C, which codes for MRGRMGTQGSPVKSYDYLLKFLLVGDSDVGKGEILESLQDGASESPYAYSNGIDYKTTTILLDGRRVKLELWDTSGQGRFCTIFRSYSRGAQGILLVYDITNRWSFDGIDRWIKEIDEHAPGVPRILVGNRLHLAFKRQVPTEQARSYAEKNCMTFFEVSPLCNFNVTESFTELSRIVLMRHGMEKIWRPNRVFSLQDLCCRAIVSCTPVHLIDKLPLPVTIKSHLKSFSMANGMNAVMMHGRSYSLASSGGGSSSKGNSLKRSKSIRPPQSPPQNCSRNNCKIS